In Miscanthus floridulus cultivar M001 chromosome 8, ASM1932011v1, whole genome shotgun sequence, the sequence CTCTCTGGTCCACAAGTGCCCCTATGCGGgccttgaaaatgttttgtttGTTCAGGGATCAGGACCACATGTGCTGCATTATGGTAGCCAACCAGATCAAGCTGTTAAGGAAGTAGTTGTAAGTCGAAAATGTGCAGAGTCAGTTCTTCGGGGTGCCCAGGTATATCTTTCTTTTCCTGCATGTGTGCCTATATGTAGCAAACGAGTCTAATGACTAATGAGTGAGAGCCACTCCTAAAATAAGAAAATGATAACCATCTATGTTTGCCAGCGGTTGTGATCTCAGCAGCTGATATAAATCTACAAGAACCGTCAGACATTTGGCGAAACACCTTCTAAGTTGTCTCGTATCCACTATCACTTCCCTCCACATTATAATATGGGCCATTGGATTGAATCTGCAGCATTTAGACTGACACATGTTGAACACTGGTGATCACTTCCCTATTTGGGACATTCTGCTTGATATTTTTTTTCAGGATCAAATAGAATCTAGATTTTTGGGGATTGGCCCCGGCAGAATCTTTGAAAAGGAGGTGTAAACTTGAATTAATACCTAACATTGCTGTCCTTTCATGAGCACAACAGCTGCATGTTTTTGGTGCATTCTGTGCCTACTTAGTTCATGATATGAATAAAATTATTGTTGTTTTCTGGTGTCACAAAGCTTATATGCATGTTATATGGTGAACACTTGTTATATTCTGCTGTATTTGGTCGAACAGGTTCACAGTGTTTAATGTGTTAACCTTCAATAATCAGGCTAATATATCTTTTTATTTGGTTGAACCCTGACTATTGTAATATTGCATCCTTAACACTCCCTCTTCCCCTCTTCTTTTTGATTCAGCAATTTTTGTACCCTTTCCTGATCTTGCCGGAATTTTCTGAAGGAATTAGTAATGTTTAGTCCTTGAATTTAAACTGAATAGTGTGCCGCATAAACTTCATTGTCTAAGTTCAAATATGATTTTCTTGTATTTTGATTTTGAATCCGTGCCACTACACAACTTCATTGTTGTAAATCTCTACTTGTGTTTGATCTTTTCCATTCGTTGTGTTCAGGTGTATGTTCCTGGTGTTTTAGCTTGTAGTTCACATGTTGAAAAGGGTGATAAGGTTGCAGTGTCAGTCGCTATTGAGCAGCCTGTCAAGGAAGGTGGCTGGGCTGTGGGCATAACACGAGGAACTGTTTTACAGGGATTGCAATCAGGCAAGCTTGTTTTTCAGTGGATGCTTTTAGTGCGTTTTATACTTGTTAATTAGATTGATTTTGTTTCGTTTGTAAGTGTCTATTTTCCCTTGAAATAGATGGTTGCCCTTGGTGTTGTACTATTGTTTTAGGTTGTACTGCAAGGTTTTTTCATTGATAAAGGTGGCATATTCATGAACTATTGACATACACAATGTTGCAGATGCACATTATGAAGAAAGGAAGGGTTTGTACATTGGTCAAGGAACCGCTGCAATGTCAAGGTCTGCGATATTTCGTGTTCCTCATGGGATTGCAGTAGAGATGACTGAGAGGGTATACAAGCTCCCATCTTTCAACGGTATATTTGCATTTTTCTTAATTTGTTGTATATTTTTTAGCAATAGATGTAAACATCTTTCATTAGTTTATACTTTATATGCAATGTGTTGTAGCAATCTACAAATCATTTTTATGCTATcaatcccttccccagaccccactcatgtgggagcctccggcactgggtctgcccccccccccccccccccccctttttttttttgttattgacAGATATGCAGCCTTACAGTGTTAATATAGAACTTGAGGACAGGCTATATAAACCCTTTGGTTGGCAAACAACATACACATACTATCATTTCTCTGAATGGTATTTTTATCATTTCAACCCTCAACTACAACTCATGCAGCTAGCCGGGCTTTGCTCCTTTGCCCAGCTGTTCTCTCGTGGCAGCTACCCAGGAATTACATCTGGATAAGCTCTGCTCCGACCCACCATCTGAAAATAATAGACAAACATGCCTTAAGCTGTATTAGGGCTTCATTTTCCATCAGAAGCAACCCAAAAGGCACCAATGTAAAATGGTGTGAATGTTGCCAACTCCTTAATTTTGTTTCTTGCATACCTACTTTTGAATTCTGTCCATCTACTTTTAATGTGAAAAGGATTTCAAAAACAATACTTTGATTGGGTTGATATAAATTGTCAACTAATTTATCTAATTACCCTTTTGTCATATTATTGATTttaaacaacaacaaagcctttaagtcccaaacaagttggggtaggctagagttgaaacccaacagaagcaatcaaggttcaggcacatgaatagctgtcttccaagcactcctatctaaggctaagtctttgggtatattccatcctttcaagtctccttttattgcctctacccaagtcaacttcggtcttcctctgcctctcttcacgttactatcctggcttaggattccactacgcactggtgtctctggaggtctccgttggacatgtccaaaccatctcaaccggtgttggacaagcttttcttcaattggtgctacccctaatctatcacgtatatcatcattccgaactcgatcccttcttgtatgaccacaaatccaacgcaacatacgcatttccgcgacacttagctgttgaatatgtcgtcttttcgtagaccaacattctgcaccatacaacatagcaggtctaatcgccgtcctataaaacttgccttttagcttctgtggtacccttttgtcacataggacaccagacgcttgccgccacttcatccaccctgctttgattctatggctaacatcttcatcaatatccccgtccctctgtagcattgatcctaaatatcgaaaggtatccttcctagacaCTACTTGACATTCTAAACTAACattttcctcctcccgagtagtagtgccgaagtcacatctcatatactcagttttagttctactaagtctaaaacctttggactccaaagtctcccgccataactccagtttctgattcactcctgtccggctttcatcaactagcactacatcgtccgcgaaaagcatacaccaagggatgtccccttgtatgtcccttgtgacctcatccatcactaaagcaaacaaataagggctcaaagctgacccttgatgtagtcctatcctaatcgggaagtcatccgtgtctccatcacttgttcgaactctagtcacaacattgctgtacatgtccttaatgagcccgacgtacttcgttgggactttatgtttgtccaacgcccaccacataacattccttggtattttatcataagccttctccaagtcaataaaaaccatgtgtagatccttcttcttctccctataccgctccataacttgtcttattaagaaaatggcttccatggttgaccttccgggcatgaaaccaaattggttcatagagacccgcgttattgctctcaagcgatgctcgataactctctcccatagcttcatagtatggctcatcaacttaattcctcggtaatttgtacaactttgaatatcccctttattcttgtagatcggtaccaatatacttctcctccactcatcaggcatcttgttcgatcgaaaaatatggttgaacagcttggttaaccatactacagctatgtccccgaggcatctccacacctcgattgggataccatccggtcccatcgccttacctcctttcatttttttcaacgcctctctgacctcagattcttggattctccgcacaaagcgcctattggtgtcatcaaaagagtcatccaactgaaaggttgtgtccatattctcaccattgaacaatttgtcaaaatactcttgccatcgatgtcggatctcatcctcctttaccaagagatgctccctttcatccttaatgcacttaacttggttgaagtcccgtgtctttctctcacgaaccctagccatcctataaatgtccttctctccttccttcgtactcaaatgttggtaaagatcctcgtacgctctaccctttgccacacttacagctcgctttgcagtcttctttgccaccttatacttctctatgttgtccacactcctgtcatggtacaagcgtctatagcattctttcttctccttaatagccctttggacttcctcgttccaccaccaagtatctttagcctcacgtccccttcctttggttactccacacacctctgaggctaccttccgaatgttggttgccatcttgtcccacatattgtttatgtcgtcttcttccttccaagagccccctttgataatcctttccctaaatacctctgacgtctcccctttcagtttccactactttgttctttcaatcttagcttgtttatccctacgggcacgcatctgaaaacgaaaatctgccaccaaaagcttatgttgagaaacaacacactcccctggtatcaccttgcaatccaagcatgctcgtttgtcctttcttcttgcgaggataATTAATAATTCGTTTTGTCTGTAGATGTGCTTGAAGGGGAGATATTTCTTCAAAATTTACCAAGTGTTGTGACTGCTTGTGTCCTTGGTATGATTTCTATATATTTTTTGGCTGCTAGTTTCAATGTAATGTTTCACCCAATATTATGATCTTTACCATGCAATTGTTACAAATATCCAACACGGTGTTGATTGTGTTAGTTTAAATCTAGGCAGTATAGAAAACCAAACGATTACATAGAGGACTGTGCATCATATGGAATAATATGAAGCACTCGTGATGAACCTTGGAGAAAATGCATGTTTAGTTTGCAGATGTTAGAGGAGTTCACTGCATTGATTGGCTTCTAGTCAAAGAGAAAACCTAAAACTCCCTTGTGTTTGCAGTTTAAAAAACCAAAGCAATTTGTCAAGTTGAAAAACCACTGCACATAATCTTGCTAGAAATAAACAGTTGAATCCAGGCTATCTCAATACTTGTTTCCCCCCTAGACGCTGACCTTTTTACATTTGGTTGGCTTGAATGTCACTTgcatgcttttgagaattttgttTCTTCAATGGTACTACTGATTAACTTTGCTGTGTGGAACATATGATTTTTTTGGGTATATAATTCACAAATAGCTCGGATTATGCATTTttcatgctatacattccatatATTCGTACGGCATCACAACAAGATTTCAACCAAACTTGATATGTATTGCATAAAATTTGTGACCCATTTTATAGATCCCCAGTCAGGAGAGCGAATACTAGATATGTGCGCTGCTCCTGGAGGAAAAACAACAGCAATTGCTATCCTTATGAGGGACAAAGGAGAAGTTGTTGCCCTTGATAGATCTCACAATAAGGTAAACTGTTTTTTCACATCagattttaatatatattttgaccTAGGTCTATGATCTCACAATAAGGATTATAGCTTCATGAACACATATCCTTTTGTAAGTCATAACAAAATGTTAGCTGAGTGGTGTGTGTAGTGTTCACAGAAACTGATTGATGGTGGAACAAGGGGCCTAGCTTATTTGCTCTCAACCAAGCCTGTAGCTTAGCATTGCAGTTTCTCTTTGGCATGTTTGTTTCTTTTTGTCCTCCCTCCTTCCATCCCAatcttgttttgtttattttaatGGTGGTGGTCCAACCTTGTAAAGATACTTTATTCCTTCTTTAATGCAATGTATGCAGttctttttttctcgaacacacaagagagctgcgtgtcattatattaagaagaaaaaatggGGGCAATAACCCATACAACCCACCACACACCCCACTAGGTCATAGTCATACTAAATGAATACAGTTCTTTTTCATGCTTGATAAAATTAAAACTatgataagtgtcgcggaaatgcgtatgttgcgttggatttgtggtcatacaagaagggatcgagttcggaatgatgatatacgtgatagattaggggtagcaccaattgaagaaaagcttgtccaacaccggttgagatggtttggacatgtccaacggagacctccagagacaccagtgcgtagtggaatcctaagccaggatagtaacgtgaagagaggcagaggaagaccgaagttgacttgggtagaggcaataaaaggagacttgaaaggatggaatatacccaaagacttagcctttgataggagtgcttggaaaacaactattcacgacttaaaggctttgttgttgttgataaaATTAAAACTATATGTAACTGTGCTTCTCTAACATGAAAGTAGATTACAGGTGATGGATATTCTAAAGTTGGCTTCTGAGATGGACTTGAGTTGTATTAAAGCTTATAAACTTGATGCCCTCAAATCTGTACGGAAAACTGATGAAGCAAGAAACCTTGGCATGGCTGATAATCATAGTGAAGCAGTTGAGATACCAACAGAGGACCCTTGCCATGCCACAGTAGATGGCAGATCTACCAGTGTAGATGAAGACAACTCAACAACAACAGTGGTGCATTCTGGTAAGGAGCATGCAGATTTGCACCCATTTCTTTCTACACTATTGATATTATGTCAGCTTACACATTATGCTTGTGAGTTCCTTTGATCCTTTCTTTCACATGATGGATTGTATGTACATTCAATAGCTTATTTAAGTACTCCACGTTCGGTGCAATGAGCTATGCCTAAATTGTTTAGATACCACTTATTTCCTCTATTCAAAACTACATGGCATTTTAAATTTAAGTGGTCAAAATTCCTCAACTTGGATCACTAAGGTGTACAATACTATTTAGATTGATG encodes:
- the LOC136473503 gene encoding rRNA (cytosine-C(5))-methyltransferase NOP2C-like isoform X4, whose product is MDSDSSPSAAPPAAAEAGRYTYSPRLRWQPEVEEYFAAAYGRDHFARISEALAHPSYYSCIRVNTLKSSTDAVMHKLMDLICENELSAVINGLEVVELNGGEQQHERGSLVHKCPYAGLENVLFVQGSGPHVLHYGSQPDQAVKEVVVSRKCAESVLRGAQVYVPGVLACSSHVEKGDKVAVSVAIEQPVKEGGWAVGITRGTVLQGLQSDAHYEERKGLYIGQGTAAMSRSAIFRVPHGIAVEMTERVYKLPSFNDVLEGEIFLQNLPSVVTACVLDPQSGERILDMCAAPGGKTTAIAILMRDKGEVVALDRSHNKVMDILKLASEMDLSCIKAYKLDALKSVRKTDEARNLGMADNHSEAVEIPTEDPCHATVDGRSTSVDEDNSTTTVVHSVDDNLNAKRYISKAELRKNLRRMKNGPGRNNCSGGRVEKSKGFYPNSFDRVLLDAPCSALGLRPRLFAGNSRIAEKSCEVSEENV